A single genomic interval of uncultured Desulfobacter sp. harbors:
- a CDS encoding AAA family ATPase — MLQRLAERYLENWIKKPNRKPLVLRGARQVGKSTLVREFARKNDKILIEINLERHLFLEDIFKTLDIDDALKEIEALSGIPISATDTILFLDEIQATPHALQLLRYFFEEKKELPVIAAGSLLEFTLAEHSFSMPVGRIEYMHLGPMTFTEFIMAAEPPLTRYIENFSINTSLPKAAHEKLKKKQRDYVFIGGMPEAVQIWCETGSIRDVADIHRSITETYQDDFSKYAQSHQLALMQRVFRTIPRIVGDKVKYSNISREHPSKNIKDAIELLSKAKICHKIYHSHCSGLPLSADIKETVFKLLFMDIGMMNHICGNDWTFLQSFPDHELVNEGAIAEQFIGQHLLLTQSPSPSLNYWVRQAKTSNAEVDYVISQGPLIIPVEVKSGKSGSLKSLQQFVIKKNIFLAVRFDLNPFGFQDISHQISTSNGIETAHYKLLSLPLYLVDTLPKIINEIRTSS, encoded by the coding sequence ATGTTGCAACGTTTGGCAGAAAGGTATCTTGAGAATTGGATCAAGAAACCAAACAGAAAACCTCTGGTTCTAAGAGGGGCACGCCAAGTAGGCAAATCTACATTGGTCAGAGAATTTGCTCGAAAAAATGATAAAATACTCATCGAAATAAACCTTGAACGGCATCTGTTTTTGGAAGATATTTTTAAAACGCTTGATATAGATGATGCGTTAAAAGAAATCGAGGCACTGAGCGGCATACCAATATCTGCCACTGATACCATACTTTTTCTTGATGAGATTCAAGCCACACCGCATGCGCTCCAACTGCTGCGTTATTTTTTCGAAGAAAAAAAAGAGCTTCCTGTGATTGCGGCCGGTTCACTTTTAGAATTCACCCTTGCTGAACATTCGTTTTCAATGCCGGTCGGGCGAATCGAATACATGCATCTTGGCCCAATGACATTTACTGAATTCATCATGGCTGCTGAACCGCCCTTAACCAGATATATTGAAAACTTTTCAATAAACACGTCTCTTCCTAAAGCAGCCCATGAAAAGCTTAAAAAAAAACAACGGGATTATGTTTTTATTGGTGGTATGCCGGAAGCAGTCCAGATATGGTGCGAAACCGGATCAATCAGGGACGTGGCGGATATTCACCGTTCAATAACAGAAACTTACCAGGATGATTTTTCTAAATACGCCCAATCACACCAACTGGCCTTGATGCAAAGAGTTTTCAGGACGATCCCACGGATTGTCGGAGACAAAGTAAAATACAGCAATATTTCTCGTGAGCACCCATCAAAAAACATTAAAGACGCCATTGAACTGCTTTCAAAAGCCAAAATTTGCCATAAGATTTATCACAGCCATTGTTCCGGCCTCCCACTGAGTGCCGATATCAAAGAAACCGTTTTCAAATTATTGTTTATGGATATTGGTATGATGAATCACATTTGCGGGAATGATTGGACGTTTCTTCAGTCCTTTCCGGATCATGAGCTTGTTAATGAAGGGGCCATAGCCGAACAGTTCATCGGCCAACATCTTTTACTGACTCAAAGCCCCTCTCCGTCATTAAACTATTGGGTCAGGCAAGCCAAAACATCCAATGCAGAAGTTGACTATGTGATCTCCCAAGGCCCATTGATCATACCAGTAGAAGTAAAATCAGGCAAAAGCGGTTCATTAAAGTCTCTACAGCAATTTGTCATTAAAAAGAATATTTTCCTGGCTGTCAGATTTGATCTAAATCCTTTTGGGTTCCAAGATATCTCTCACCAAATCAGTACCTCAAATGGAATTGAAACCGCACACTACAAACTGTTATCCTTGCCTTTGTATCTAGTTGACACATTGCCAAAAATAATAAATGAAATTCGAACATCTTCTTAG
- a CDS encoding TetR family transcriptional regulator, producing the protein MARKTKKEAEKTRRQILDAALKVCSEKGYSKTTFVDIADEIGLTKGAVYWHFKTKPELLAAMISYGKEKKCKRFEDMTPESVADLREGLVEFVNTFVSDEEAWKFEFFCGFQIEWSTELIAQVHEKMAELRVDPMKDFEEKLMRLQENGALSKETDARTLALCFASSWIGAMHLAMYGEYDRNKFVEVILESFDLLFSSLVDEAGEL; encoded by the coding sequence ATGGCGAGAAAAACGAAAAAAGAGGCGGAAAAGACACGGCGGCAGATTCTGGATGCTGCGCTGAAGGTTTGTTCGGAAAAGGGCTATTCAAAAACCACCTTCGTGGATATTGCCGACGAGATCGGACTGACAAAGGGTGCGGTTTATTGGCACTTCAAAACAAAACCTGAACTTTTGGCTGCTATGATCTCATACGGAAAAGAAAAGAAGTGTAAGCGCTTTGAAGATATGACGCCGGAAAGCGTGGCGGACCTGCGCGAGGGTTTAGTCGAGTTTGTTAATACATTTGTGAGTGATGAGGAGGCCTGGAAGTTTGAGTTTTTCTGCGGGTTCCAGATTGAGTGGTCAACCGAACTGATAGCACAAGTGCATGAAAAAATGGCGGAACTGCGCGTCGATCCGATGAAGGATTTTGAAGAAAAACTTATGCGGCTGCAGGAAAACGGTGCCTTGAGTAAAGAAACGGACGCACGGACCCTTGCGCTCTGTTTTGCATCATCTTGGATTGGTGCAATGCATCTGGCGATGTACGGTGAATATGACCGGAATAAATTTGTGGAAGTGATACTGGAGAGTTTTGACCTGCTGTTCAGCAGTCTTGTCGACGAAGCCGGAGAACTTTAA
- a CDS encoding efflux RND transporter periplasmic adaptor subunit, which yields MVKAIGKVVIAIVLIGVGYFISLFVPSGGPPPGMMGMGEMPPPAVIAVELKERPLDVLEDHIATVEPVQEVMVRSEVAGYIDDVHFTEGSFVKAGDLLFTIDQKQYQAMVDVREAELARAKAELDRAEKFFKRMREANKRSVSQSDLDTAESDKLQAVANLKQAAANLNLAKIDLGYAKVRAPISGRIGVAKVTKGNYVTSASNELARIVQISPIRVVFSMTDRAYLDFRAQELAGTSDGMVAYIRLPNGTQLPLVGKKEFDDNVMNPETGTMAVRYLFDNPDGRLVPGGYVNILLGLRQRPMGIRIPQRAVLLDPKGSYVLTVNGEGQVGTARVEIGESVEGDFVVLSGLKAGDRIVVDGVQKARPGMTAQVTLPEAEK from the coding sequence ATGGTAAAGGCAATCGGAAAAGTAGTTATCGCGATCGTTTTAATCGGCGTGGGGTATTTTATCAGTCTGTTTGTTCCGTCAGGCGGACCGCCGCCGGGCATGATGGGCATGGGTGAAATGCCGCCGCCCGCGGTGATCGCCGTTGAGCTGAAGGAACGGCCCCTGGATGTGCTTGAGGACCATATTGCAACGGTCGAGCCGGTGCAGGAGGTCATGGTCCGTTCGGAAGTTGCGGGTTACATTGATGATGTCCATTTCACGGAAGGTTCTTTTGTGAAAGCGGGCGACCTGCTTTTCACCATCGACCAGAAACAATATCAGGCCATGGTTGACGTGCGTGAGGCCGAGCTGGCCCGTGCGAAAGCCGAACTGGACCGCGCCGAAAAATTCTTCAAGCGTATGCGTGAGGCAAATAAACGCAGCGTTTCACAGTCGGATCTCGACACTGCGGAAAGCGACAAATTGCAGGCCGTGGCCAACCTGAAGCAGGCGGCGGCCAACCTGAACCTGGCCAAAATTGACCTGGGTTATGCCAAAGTGCGTGCGCCGATCAGCGGCCGCATCGGCGTGGCGAAGGTAACCAAGGGAAACTATGTCACCTCCGCCTCCAACGAACTTGCCCGCATTGTGCAGATCAGTCCGATCCGTGTGGTCTTTTCCATGACCGACCGCGCTTACCTGGATTTCCGTGCCCAGGAGCTGGCGGGCACCTCCGACGGTATGGTCGCTTACATTCGTCTGCCCAACGGAACGCAGCTTCCCCTGGTTGGCAAGAAGGAGTTCGACGATAACGTTATGAATCCCGAAACCGGCACCATGGCGGTCCGCTACCTGTTCGATAATCCCGACGGGCGGCTGGTCCCCGGCGGTTACGTCAACATTCTGCTCGGATTGCGGCAACGACCCATGGGTATCCGTATTCCCCAGCGGGCGGTACTGCTTGATCCGAAGGGTTCCTATGTGCTGACGGTCAACGGGGAGGGACAGGTCGGAACCGCCCGCGTTGAAATCGGCGAATCGGTTGAAGGTGACTTCGTGGTGCTTTCCGGACTGAAGGCCGGCGACCGTATCGTGGTTGACGGTGTACAAAAAGCCCGGCCGGGAATGACTGCCCAGGTAACGTTGCCGGAGGCCGAAAAATGA